A window of the Carassius carassius chromosome 36, fCarCar2.1, whole genome shotgun sequence genome harbors these coding sequences:
- the LOC132116802 gene encoding POU domain, class 4, transcription factor 3-like yields the protein MMAMNGKQHFSMHPALHPGSEGMRRVCLPAPQLQGNIFSGFDESLLARAEALAAADIASHGKSHPFKTDITYQTMSSVPCTSSLSTVPISHPSSNLPSHHHHHHLSHQSLDGDLLDHISSSLSVSGMGAPPDPSGMTTQAHQHHLQMGHLHQAMAMGHPHTLSVHNGMACINDVESDPRELEAFAERFKQRRIKLGVTQADVGSALANLKIPGVGSLSQSTICRFESLTLSHNNMIALKHVLQAWLEEAEAAYREKNGKPELFNGAERKRKRTSIAAPEKRSLEAYFAIQPRPSSEKIAAIAEKLDLKKNVVRVWFCNQRQKQKRMKYSAVH from the exons ATGATGGCCATGAACGGCAAGCAGCACTTCTCCATGCACCCTGCGTTGCACCCGGGCTCCGAGGGCATGCGGCGGGTGTGCCTGCCTGCCCCGCAG CTCCAGGGCAATATATTCAGCGGCTTTGATGAGAGTCTGCTGGCCCGCGCGGAAGCTCTGGCGGCGGCTGACATCGCGTCTCACGGCAAGAGTCACCCTTTCAAGACGGACATCACCTACCAAACCATGAGCAGCGTGCCCTGCACCTCCTCTTTGTCCACAGTGCCCATATCCCACCCTTCATCCAACTTGCCCtcgcaccaccaccaccaccacctcagCCACCAGAGCCTGGACGGGGATCTGCTCGACCACATTTCCTCCAGTTTATCGGTCAGCGGCATGGGTGCGCCGCCCGACCCGTCGGGGATGACCACTCAAGCCCACCAGCACCACCTGCAAATGGGTCACTTGCACCAAGCCATGGCCATGGGTCACCCGCACACCCTGTCGGTCCACAACGGGATGGCGTGCATCAACGACGTGGAGTCCGATCCCAGAGAGCTGGAGGCGTTCGCGGAGAGGTTCAAGCAGCGGAGGATAAAGCTTGGAGTGACCCAGGCGGATGTGGGCTCTGCCCTTGCCAACCTGAAGATCCCAGGGGTCGGCTCTCTCAGCCAAAGCACCATCTGCAGGTTCGAGTCCCTAACCCTGTCCCACAACAACATGATCGCTCTCAAACACGTCCTCCAAGCCTGGCTGGAGGAGGCCGAGGCGGCTTACCGGGAGAAGAACGGAAAACCGGAGCTTTTTAACGGGGCCGAGAGGAAACGAAAGCGCACGTCCATCGCGGCGCCCGAGAAGCGATCGCTCGAGGCGTATTTTGCCATCCAGCCGCGACCGTCGTCGGAGAAAATCGCGGCGATCGCAGAGAAGTTGGATCTAAAGAAGAACGTGGTTCGGGtttggttctgtaatcagcggcaAAAACAGAAACGGATGAAATATTCGGCAGTGCACTAG